The Silene latifolia isolate original U9 population chromosome X, ASM4854445v1, whole genome shotgun sequence genome contains the following window.
taatttaataattacttttctTATTTAAGCTCTCTTAGCGTTTTAATAATATCCAACCGGTTTTGTAATCAAATAATCCATTATATGAGCTAATGGATCCAAAACCCATTAGTTAATCCCCTTATAATTAGAAATTAACCTAGCAACttagcaagcaactaggtcacTTCATTTGTTTCTTGTGTGAGGTTGTCGCGCCTctcctcctctctttctctcttttgttcttctttcttCCTTTGACTTCATTATTGTGGATCTCTCtttcttccaaactcatacacaaattatattttcatatcttGGCCCTTACCTCTACATCATATTATTCTCCAATTATTTTTATGAGAATAAATTGTATGAgcctttagacctacctttatggtctcttattttaatgggtaaagaagatgTCTTTCCTTTGGCATTTTTGAAAGAGGATTTGCATAGCACAATTTCTAGCACATGGGTTTGGTTATTCTGTAATGGGGACGTTGACACGTTGGAGATAAGTCTTGTGGATCGTGTCTTTCATGGatgttttcattaatttgcatcatTGATTGCTAATAACGTAACTAGGTGATGTACTGTTTCTCTTTTAAtcgtgtttatgccaattgatgtaattaatatgatttaataattgttttgtgtgattggtacatgtttgattgtttattatcatgttaattgtGTTTTCGTATGTTTATATATgatttaatgttttaattatatatcgtatgttgtttacatgtttaatttgggtgtcatgagcgcaattagggtttacgattAAAATCCTAGTGGCGACATGATAGACGGCCAAGAGTTGGattcaaagttatagctaaagctagtacaaccttgatgatgattcgagtgttatagctgaagttagtacaactttgggttgttactcAAGTTATGGCTGAAACGGgaataaccttggaaatatggaCCCAGGATTATAGCCGAGTCTACTATAACTTTGAAATACGAGTTAGGGTTATTACTGAGACTAACGCAAACCTGAGTTATgactcaaggttatggttggtactagtataactttgaacgtcgtgtcaaggttatggttgaggtaagtataactccaagttatatgttgaagttatagtcgaggttactataacctcgcatacagagtttatgttatggttaaggttactataactgatgtgaccataattagcgcatatttagtccccgaattagccttgttcccatgctttttagtgcatatttgggtcatttattgtctttagttctttgttttgcatattctttgaggttttgtgtccttggtaggaaaggagtgcaaaccttacattttcatggcaaaatgagactaaattgattgaattcaatgaccaagcatcaaggagagacaagattagaaggcctttgtacatattatagtagatgagcaatgttgaggaaagatccttgcatccccaaggaaatccccaaggattttatgaagaaaagggaagaaaagaagaagaaacaagactgaggagcaatccgtgcggattgtcctgaatccgcccgtccccagcacgacaatccgtgcgtcttccttcaaagacgcccgggcagagaccgttgaatccggccgtcccatgcctaagacgcacggattccagtccagcacaaatccgtttcatcaagcttcaaagaaagaagccattccttcgaaaaataccggcgtctccctgctcaaatctcaaaagtgtaattactagtttagcccttagttaaccctaatgcatccacctaatttccactataaataccccattagtctaattacaAGAGTAGGTTCTTcatatcaattattagagtagttaatatcaataaaatccctctttagttttgtaatcaacaattaatcaagttttaatacaagttttattttcttaatctctcttttgttcatcctttattttgggtaattgaagattatttgggttattattgggagattgacaacctctcaatcaagcatcaagtacttcttttattcttttctttattattggaatcattagtaggtataattctcttaatctctttttagttattgttaattactttcatttgttcatcatgtttcattttgttggtatgattgacaaccttgctagcatgatcaacatgataatgagtgagtagtgacctagctagggttaatgggtaattaggggaaacaaacatggggaatgattcatgcttaaattaatatgctttcatggtttatttgcttgcttgttttgatctcaactcatgcacatgttatgtttgatgaaatgcgagcctatgaatccttgtattttttacccatcacctatctttttaatgagacttggaagacataaaccaactcgagtctcattagaccatgcatgttgttgagtagggaagattaagtcgacttgtaggtgttgtacaatctaatcgattcggctccgggacccaagctttcctaggattgtaagatataacccaactcaatccatcacaataataattgcttgcttataatttgagaacatgtttgtatgatcaattcccatgattcccctatgaccccatgataccctattgctttttatcaattgtttacaaccctttcaattcatcttgcttatttactttcattgctatttagtttagtgaccttctacatcaacccaaattgtgacacccctaagacaccactagtttcaatagaaatctcatctcaattcccgtcccttgggatccgacctttacttgccatttttctaattgtagagttgtttgtgaagttataaattgtgttttggtctaggtgctcctaacgacaagttaccgaaaagatttagtccgaccaaaaatggcgccgttgtcggggagggtgttaacttgatttagattttcttatattgttattagttgtgtctttctttgccttggggaagtaaaactcctcaaggtttgttctaattattttcgagttgtttgatattttgcatgtctagaaggtcacaaggtgatttgttaccttttgatcgtgaaattgaaagaactttgacaaccaatagaagacttgctaggagaaatttgagaggtattagttaggttgtagatattcaaccaactattgagttcatcaacccttttgcaaaagaaggtgaggagaacccaacacaaaataccacacaaaatcaacccacaatgcctaagttttcatcacattccgtacccaccgaggataacctacccaatggtactcccacaccacaacatttgaccggaaattttattgccaaatccgcctttatccaattagtcgaaaggagccaatttggggggatgcctagtgaagaccctcattctcatatggaaaccttttgtgactattgtgatgcgatttctcaaaccggtgtaactcaagaccaaattcgatgggtcttatttcctttttctctaattggcaccgcgaaacaatggttgaagggccttgataaggccactctcggaatttttttttggtggaaatgtAAGTAGTATTATAATCGTCCCAAAAGGGATCTCAAAGTCACCATTACAACCATTTTTGCATATAATGCTTTGGCGAAAGGACTATGCCAACCGAACCACTATCTAGCAAAACAACACACTAACAGCCTATAGACACAATGATAACACCTTACATCAGACCCAGACTTTTACACCAGTTACTATCAGCTAAACGGACTTGCCCCAAAGCTACTGCCATTATACGCAGCTTGGACTCTTTCCTGACCTGCTGTAAGAGTGTTTCTGGATGCATCAAATATTTGTCCACTCTACATACATTCCTCACATGCCATATCCCATACTGAACAGCTACAATCAAAGAGCTAATCACAAGTCTCTGAAAACCAGAGAGTTTCCTCTGCATTAGCACCTTCCCAGTAGAAACATCACCTGTCATTGTAATCTTCAACCAAGAAAAAAGAAGCTGGTAGCATTTTTTTGCATACTCACATTCTTGGAAGAGATGTTGATGACTCTCAAGCCCCCTGCTGCACACAAAGCATACTCCAGAAGTAACAACCCCCATTTTCTGCAGTCTATCCAAGGTTAGAAGTCTTTGCCTCTGCAAGAGCCACAAGATAAAACAGTGCCTTGGAGTATTAAACCTATTCCAAACAGCCTTTGCCCATATCACTTTTTGTTGAGATTGAAAAGTAAGCCATTCATAACCTTTAGAGATAGTATACATATCATCAGCTTCCATCCACTTTCCTTGCAGATAGGCATCTCTAAATCTATCTTTAAT
Protein-coding sequences here:
- the LOC141617716 gene encoding uncharacterized protein LOC141617716, yielding MEADDMYTISKGYEWLTFQSQQKVIWAKAVWNRFNTPRHCFILWLLQRQRLLTLDRLQKMGVVTSGVCFVCSRGLESHQHLFQECEYAKKCYQLLFSWLKITMTGDVSTGKVLMQRKLSGFQRLVISSLIVAVQYGIWHVRNVCRVDKYLMHPETLLQQVRKESKLRIMAVALGQVRLADSNWCKSLGLM